CTGACCGACAAGCGCGTCCAGGACCTCTACACCCGCTACGGGCCGGGTGCCTTCAACCTCAACGACCAGGGCTACGTGGCGCGCGTCCACCCCCTGGAGCTGTGGCTGCTGGGCTACCTGCAAGCCAATCCCCAGGCCACCTTCCGCGACGCGGTGGAAGCCAGCGGCGACGAACGCCGGGAGGTCTACAGCTGGCTGTTCAAGTCCAAGCGCAAACACGCCCGGGACAAGCGGATCCGCATCATGCTGGAGGTGGAAGCCTTCCTCGACATCCATGAGCACTGGAAGTCCCTGGGCTACCCCTTCGACCACCTGGTGCCCTCGCTGGCGACCGCACTGGGCAGCTCCGGCGACCGTCCTGCGGCCCTGGCCGAGCTCATGGGCATCATCCTCAATGACGGCGTGCGCCAGAGCACCCTGCGCATCGACCAGCTGCACTTCGCTGCCGACACCCCCTACGAAACCCTGGTGGGCTACGAGACCCGCGAAGGCAAGCGGGTGATGACCTCGGAAGTGGCCGCGACCCTGCGCGACTCCCTCTCCAAGGTGGTGGAAGGCGGCACCGCAAGGCGCCTGCAGGGCACCTTCACCCTCCCCGGCGGAGAACCCCTGGTCATGGGCGGCAAGACCGGCACCGGCGACAACCGCATCCAGACCGTCACCCGCTACGGCGCGGTGACCAGCTCCAAGGCCATGAACCGCACCGCCACCTTCGTCTTCTACCTGGGCCCGCGCCACTTCGGCACCCTCACCGCCTTCGTCGAAGGCAGCAAGGCGGACAAGTTCAGCTTCACCTCCGCCCTGCCGGTGCAGGTGCTCAAGGGCATGGCGCCCATCCTCCAGCCCTACCTCGCCCCGGGCCTCAGCACCCAGTGCCAGGACCTGGCACCGGCGGTACAGGTGAGCCGGCGCTGAGGGCTCACCCGCGCCGGGTCATCTCGATGTAGAGCGCCTCGACCTTTTCCCGCGCCCAGGGCGTCTTGCGCAGGAAGGTCAGGCTCGACTTGATGCTCGGATCAGAGGTGAAGCAGCGGATGTCGATGCGGCTGCCCAGCCCCTCCCAACCGTAATGGGCGACCAGCGCCTCGAGGATCTTCGCCAGGGTCATGCCATGCAGGGGGTCGTTGGAACTCACGGGTGGGCCTCGGTCGGTGGGAAAGCGTGGCAGCTTAGGGCAATGGCCTGGCTTGCAGAAGCGAATTCATTCGCGAAGAGCCCGGTGCAGCGCGCCCCGCCAGGCCGACAGCCGCTCCATCACCTTGAAGGTCAGGCACACCCGGGTGCCCTGCTGCTCGCGGCTACTCAGGCCGTCATCCGGAGACGCCCCACTCGGCCCCCCCGGGACTGAAGGCAACCGGCGGGCAATTCCGACGGAACGTCCCCACCGACACGAGCCGACCGGCTGCACGGGAAATCCGCTAAAACCTGGTCTAACGTCAAAGTGTCCAATTGCTGAGGACACTTGAAGTCGCCACGGTCGCACCTCCCCCGAATGCTGACCGACGTGGCGACTTTTTTTGCCCGGCGAAAAGCGCCGGCGGCGCAGTCCCCAGGAAACCAGTTGCAGCCGCTCCTGCGGCAGGTCCCGCCCCGGCCGCTTCACCGCCTGCAAGGTGTAGCTGAGGGGAAGCCGCCAGCGATCCCGCGCCAGGCGCCATTCACCGTCCGCTTCCCGCACCATGTGCCCGGGCAGCGCCTCCCGAAGCTGCCGGCGGGCGGGCGCGACCCGGACGACCAAGGACTGACCCGACCCCACGCAACGCGCAGCGCTCGCATCCCCTGCCGAGGTCCCCGTTGAACTTTGTCCAAGCGCTGTCTACCGTGCAGCCGGTAAGCGAATACCAGGCGGAGAGCCATGGACCGATTCCAGGAAATGAAGGTGCTGCTGGCCGTGGTGGAGGCCGAGAGTTTCGCCGCGGCCGCCCGGCAACTGGGCATGTCACCGCCCAGCGTGACCCGGGTGATCGCGGCGCTCGAAGCACGGCTCGGCACGCTGCTGCTGGCCCGCAGCACCCGGAGCCTGCGCCTGACCGAGGCGGGCCAGCGTTATGTGGAAGACTGCCGGCGCATCCTGCTGGAGCTCGAAGAGGCCGAGGAACTGGCCTCGGGCAGTGCGTTGCGCGCCCGGGGCAACCTGACGGTGACGGCACCGGTGATGTTCGGCGAGCTGTACCTGATACCGGTGATCGTCGACTACCTGTCCAGCCATCCCGAAGTGACCATCAACGCCTTGCTGGTGGACCGGGTGGTGAACATGAGCGACGAGGGCGTGGATGTGGCCGTGCGCATCGGCCGGCTGCATGAGACCGGCATGCCGGCCGTCAGGGTGGGCGAGGTCCGCTCGGTGATCTGCGCCGCGCCGGACTTTCTCGACCGGGTCGGCCGCCCGGCCACGCCCGGCGAGCTGGAGGGAGCCCCGGTCGTGGTCTCCTCCGCCAGTCCGCTGCTCACCGACTGGCGGTTCGTGGGGCCGGACGGCCCGCTCACCCTGCGCCCGCCCACTCGCCTCGTGGTGAACTCCAACAGCGCGGCGATCCATGCGGCGCGACTGGGCTGGGGCTTTACCCGGG
This genomic window from Pseudomonas furukawaii contains:
- a CDS encoding LysR family transcriptional regulator, with the protein product MDRFQEMKVLLAVVEAESFAAAARQLGMSPPSVTRVIAALEARLGTLLLARSTRSLRLTEAGQRYVEDCRRILLELEEAEELASGSALRARGNLTVTAPVMFGELYLIPVIVDYLSSHPEVTINALLVDRVVNMSDEGVDVAVRIGRLHETGMPAVRVGEVRSVICAAPDFLDRVGRPATPGELEGAPVVVSSASPLLTDWRFVGPDGPLTLRPPTRLVVNSNSAAIHAARLGWGFTRVLSYQVAESVARGELEIVLDEYSVPPLPIHLLHPGAARTPAKVRTFIDFCAERLGRNPALQPPVSA
- a CDS encoding VF530 family protein, yielding MSSNDPLHGMTLAKILEALVAHYGWEGLGSRIDIRCFTSDPSIKSSLTFLRKTPWAREKVEALYIEMTRRG